From a region of the Geothrix sp. 21YS21S-2 genome:
- a CDS encoding ammonium transporter, translating into MNAADTAWILVSTALVLLMTPALAFFYGGLVRAKNALNTMMMSLVSLGCVGVAWFLLGYSLAFGPGSQALGDLSFVLLRGVGLDCAPGATIPRLLFMAYQGTFAIITAALISGAVVERMKFLAYAVFITLWSLVAYGTVAHWVWGGGWLARMGALDFAGGTVVHITAATAALVAATFLGPRKDFARQAILPHNVPFTILGAGLLWFGWFGFNGGSALAVNGQAVLAFVNTLAAPAATLLVWMGLDLARSGKATAAGGATGIVVGLVAITPAAGYVSPVSALLIGGLAAVPSHFAILWRARTRLDDSLDVVAAHGLGGTVGALLTGVFADRAWGAPVNGLLHGNPRQFLVQGLAVLATVAFTALATLALLKLVALFAALKATPAEEGQGLDFSQHGEEAYASGDGALLLLPDVRARVEISLLPSEGAVH; encoded by the coding sequence GTGAACGCTGCCGACACCGCCTGGATACTTGTCTCCACCGCCCTGGTCCTGCTGATGACGCCGGCCCTGGCCTTCTTCTACGGGGGCCTGGTCCGCGCCAAGAACGCCCTCAACACCATGATGATGAGCCTGGTGTCCCTGGGCTGCGTGGGGGTGGCGTGGTTCCTCCTGGGCTACTCCCTGGCCTTCGGCCCGGGCAGCCAGGCGCTGGGGGACCTCTCCTTCGTCCTGCTGCGCGGCGTGGGCCTGGACTGCGCTCCGGGGGCAACCATCCCCAGGCTTCTGTTCATGGCCTACCAGGGCACCTTCGCCATCATCACCGCGGCCCTCATCTCGGGCGCGGTGGTCGAGCGCATGAAGTTCCTGGCCTACGCCGTCTTCATCACGCTCTGGAGCCTGGTGGCGTACGGCACCGTGGCCCACTGGGTGTGGGGCGGGGGCTGGCTGGCCCGCATGGGGGCCCTCGACTTCGCCGGGGGCACCGTGGTTCACATCACCGCGGCCACCGCGGCGCTGGTGGCCGCGACCTTCCTGGGTCCCCGCAAGGACTTCGCGCGCCAGGCCATCCTGCCCCACAACGTGCCCTTCACGATCCTGGGGGCCGGGCTGCTGTGGTTCGGGTGGTTCGGCTTCAACGGCGGCAGCGCCCTGGCGGTGAACGGCCAGGCCGTGCTGGCCTTCGTGAACACCCTCGCGGCCCCCGCGGCCACCCTGCTGGTGTGGATGGGCCTGGACCTGGCGCGCTCGGGCAAGGCCACGGCCGCCGGCGGCGCCACGGGCATCGTGGTGGGCCTGGTGGCCATCACCCCCGCGGCGGGCTACGTGTCGCCGGTGTCGGCCCTGCTCATCGGAGGCCTGGCGGCGGTGCCCAGCCACTTCGCCATCCTCTGGCGCGCCCGCACGCGCCTGGACGATTCCCTCGACGTGGTGGCCGCCCACGGCCTGGGGGGCACCGTGGGCGCGCTGCTCACCGGGGTCTTCGCCGACCGGGCCTGGGGCGCGCCGGTGAACGGCCTGCTCCACGGGAACCCGAGGCAGTTCCTCGTGCAGGGCCTGGCGGTGCTGGCCACCGTGGCCTTCACGGCCCTGGCCACCCTCGCCCTCCTCAAGCTGGTGGCCTTGTTCGCCGCCCTGAAGGCCACGCCCGCCGAGGAGGGCCAGGGCCTGGACTTCAGCCAGCACGGCGAGGAGGCCTATGCGTCGGGCGACGGCGCCCTGCTGCTGCTGCCCGATGTCCGGGCGCGCGTCGAGATCAGCCTTCTGCCTTCCGAAGGAGCCGTCCATTGA
- a CDS encoding P-II family nitrogen regulator, with protein MKLIIAFIRPEKLTDVLESLYRLDVKGFTVTRVQGHGGETERVETYRGATVKMELSDKVRLEIGVSNPFVEPTVKAILRSARTGEVGDGKVMVVPLEQVYRIRTGEEDRAAVTPVGVDPHLESF; from the coding sequence TTGAAACTCATCATCGCCTTCATCCGCCCCGAAAAGCTCACCGACGTGCTGGAGTCGCTGTACCGCCTGGACGTGAAGGGCTTCACCGTCACGAGGGTCCAGGGCCATGGCGGAGAGACCGAGCGCGTGGAGACCTACCGCGGCGCCACCGTGAAGATGGAGCTCTCGGACAAGGTCCGCCTCGAGATCGGCGTCTCCAACCCCTTCGTGGAACCCACCGTGAAGGCCATCCTCCGCAGCGCCCGCACGGGTGAGGTGGGCGACGGGAAGGTGATGGTGGTGCCCCTGGAACAGGTGTACCGCATCCGCACCGGCGAGGAGGACCGCGCGGCGGTGACGCCCGTGGGCGTGGATCCCCATCTGGAGTCCTTCTAG